In a single window of the Trichoderma breve strain T069 chromosome 6, whole genome shotgun sequence genome:
- a CDS encoding coA-transferase family III domain-containing protein — protein sequence MAAAASAPPLKGVKVLEFAGLAPGPFAGLILADAGASVLRVDRPPSNAEGAVPTPDMLARHKSSIIVDLKNSRGVALIKRLTKHIDVLIDPFRPGVLEKLGLGPDELLAINPRLIYGRMTGFRRDGRYADMAGHDINYLAASGVLALLGRQGEKPFPPWNILADFAGGGAMLAQGVLLAIISRHSSGKGQVVEANMVDGSSYLASFPRMSLKTPLGNNPRGNNILDGGCPWYDTYETSDGEYMSVGALEPQFFQALIKGLGLHGQGWESKRHDSSSWPRLRTLFAETFKSKTRTEWETVFDGTDACCVPVLHYKELESQPGREGDQRPAVTLRDTPCYSAADREGGGYEGEPLVAGHGGENILKEWVGWENGGQYELENGAMVLKERAGDSKL from the exons atggcagcagcggcttcaGCCCCTCCTTTGAAAGGAGTCAAAGTCTTGGAGTTTGCCGGTCTTGCTCCTG GTCCCTTTGCTGGCCTCATACTCGCCGATGCCGGAGCTTCAGTTCTCCGCGTCGATAGACCTCCATCCAATGCCGAAGGCGCGGTGCCAACCCCCGATATGCTTGCCCGTCATAAATCATCCATCATCGTTGACTTAAAGAACTCTCGCGGTGTGGCCCTCATCAAGCGCCTCACGAAGCATATCGACGTTCTCATCGACCCATTCCGGCCCGGCGTATTGGAGAAACTAGGCCTTGGTCCAGATGAGCTGCTCGCCATCAACCCGCGCCTCATATATGGCCGCATGACGGGGTTCCGCCGCGATGGCAGGTACGCCGACATGGCTGGCCACGACATCAACTATCTAGCGGCATCCGGTGTCCTCGCCCTTCTCGGGAGGCAGGGCGAGAAGCCGTTCCCCCCATGGAACATCCTGGCCGACTTTGCAGGCGGAGGCGCCATGCTCGCCCAGGGCGTGCTCCTCGCCATCATATCACGGCACTCATCCGGAAAGGGCCAGGTCGTCGAAGCAAACATGGTAGATGGCAGCTCCTATCTCGCGTCATTCCCTCGCATGTCCCTCAAAACGCCTTTGGGCAATAACCCGCGAGGCAACAACATTCTCGACGGAGGCTGTCCCTGGTACGACACATACGAGACCTCCGACGGCGAATACATGTCTGTCGGCGCTCTAGAGCCCCAATTCTTTCAAGCCCTCATCAAGGGCCTCGGCTTACATGGTCAGGGCTGGGAGTCTAAGCGCCACGATTCTTCCTCCTGGCCTCGCCTACGCACGCTCTTCGCCGAGACGTTCAAGAGCAAGACTCGCACTGAGTGGGAGACTGTTTTCGATGGCACGGATGCGTGCTGTGTCCCTGTGCTGCATTACAAAGAGTTGGAGTCGCAGCCTGGCAGAGAAGGCGATCAGCGGCCGGCGGTGACGCTGCGGGACACGCCATGCTATTCAGCCGCTGAtagagaaggaggaggctaTGAGGGAGAGCCTTTGGTCGCCGgccatggaggagagaatATCTTGAAGGAATGGGTTGGATGGGAGAATGGAGGCCAGTACGAGCTGGAGAACGGGGCGATGGTCTTGAAAGAAAGAGCAGGCGATTCCAAACTGTGA
- a CDS encoding AAA domain-containing protein, protein MITNWRMQDEDPVTSRANRRDYLAEARKLMNDFSADADVVAGTPVALMTMFNHIEPVSPSLFIVDEVGRLTEAMTFVTSAQHANTPTIHIGDTKQFGPMAVADQDKNYKALFTQQRKHSLMQRHEGAGLIDFVLAAKHRANGDVHEWARGYLYMSEIKTVYRRDAYSEQMHQWITDECGRSYSQKATLGLNMVLVDVQEGTEQKVGYSYTNPGNANFILALISRLAASAPLYPVQSFMEHPEADPSTYAWGKILVITGYKQKKILLEKKLSKLSSAEIPRGIVSVRTIDDSPSHQAEVVICHLARSNGPGFLSDLKRLAVMTTRAQGMTILVGQEAMFAVKNSAISELYNYLKSRDSIVKVSGWKVVYSHCLIP, encoded by the coding sequence gaagatccaGTAACATCCCGTGCCAATAGAAGAGACTACTTGGCCGAGGCCCGAAAACTAATGAACGACTTTAgtgccgatgccgatgtcGTTGCAGGTACTCCGGTTGCGCTGATGACCATGTTCAACCACATCGAGCCAGTTAGTCCGTCACTTTTCATCGTCGATGAGGTTGGTCGATTGACGGAAGCCATGACGTTTGTGACATCTGCTCAGCATGCTAATACGCCCACTATTCACATTGGAGACACGAAGCAGTTTGGACCGATGGCTGTTGCAGATCAGGATAAGAATTACAAGGCGCTCTTCACCCAACAACGCAAGCACAGCCTTATGCAAAGGCATGAGGGAGCCGGGCTGATTGACTTCGTCTTGGCCGCAAAACATCGCGCAAATGGCGATGTTCATGAATGGGCGCGTGGATATTTGTACATGTCCGAGATAAAGACTGTTTACCGTCGCGATGCATACTCAGAGCAAATGCATCAGTGGATCACAGATGAATGCGGCAGAAGCTATAGCCAGAAAGCGACCCTAGGATTGAACATGGTTTTGGTCGATGTGCAGGAAGGCACAGAGCAGAAGGTAGGATATTCATACACTAATCCGGGTAACGCGAATTTCATCCTTGCCTTGATCTCGCGCCTCGCAGCCTCCGCCCCCTTGTACCCAGTGCAGTCGTTTATGGAGCATCCAGAAGCAGACCCCTCTACCTACGCATGGGGGAAAATCCTTGTCATCACTGGATacaagcagaagaaaattTTGCTCGAGAAAAAGCTTTCGAAGCTGTCGTCCGCAGAGATTCCAAGAGGTATTGTGTCTGTTCGTACCATCGATGATTCGCCAAGCCACCAAGCTGAGGTCGTCATCTGCCATCTTGCACGATCGAATGGACCTGGCTTTCTGAGTGATCTCAAGAGATTGGCAGTAATGACGACACGAGCACAAGGAATGACAATCCTTGTTGGACAGGAAGCCATGTTCGCGGTGAAAAATTCGGCCATCTCGGAGTTATATAATTACCTCAAATCTCGAGACAGTATCGTCAAGGTCTCCGGATGGAAAGTTGTTTACAGCCACTGTTTGATACCTTGA
- a CDS encoding fungal zn(2)-Cys(6) binuclear cluster domain-containing protein: protein MPVIRNIPDAKRRVRTGCLSCRKRRRKCDEGKPQCGSCQERNVVCKYPDLTFVIGPKLGAQEKGGSSSEQPASSYSNVRAPIQSTEVQVSAQDEGLSLHVGESRPLLGPGDENILDSFIGSSSSQSKTASPFAAIHLPQSEWKDYFTTTHAASVKNETATLLHFQYNLAPWIEAGDVGSSFGTEIMLLAQKRRSILSAISSAASIQLARSNSAYGGPAVLQRDTDPSLALEEPRVRRIGLALLALGEVFTLNPSQWRRLSFFQSDESTRNTNSFSGFGEPLETLLRFHSRIDLAASLLTDQPPLTSLGFAMNHDPADRTLPLSTKSIYNACLIQLASCLQLLNGNNSTNIASASPPFYMSATQEPMSPTAGSYFSSKWSSLWSNCQQWYHSRPVEMQPILEIRSVEAGQIDADNDSSFPIPVYTSSIALQCNIVYHISSRLLLLRKPRLLRLSSRQRHLSSLSWHAQQIAGTATRNDFAEQWDPILIAGLLWIARDMTHPSQQESLISCFRQISSSTGIKLDEEIQALRARWNSSQARGYQLSG, encoded by the exons ATGCCTGTCATTCGGAATATCCCAGACGCCAAAAGGAGAGTCCGGACAGGCTGCCTCTCATGCCGGAAGCGAAGACGAAAAT GTGATGAAGGCAAGCCCCAATGTGGGAGCTGCCAGGAGAGAAATGTCGTCTGTAAATACCCGGATCTTACCTTTGTCATAGGCCCCAAGCTTGGTGCCCAGGAAAAAGGAGGTTCCTCATCGGAGCAACCTGCCTCATCTTACTCCAATGTGAGG GCTCCGATACAGTCGACTGAGGTCCAGGTATCTGCTCAAGATGAGGGGCTGTCATTGCATGTTGGAGAGTCGCGGCCTCTCCTCGGACCAGGAGATGAGAATATCTTGGACAGCTTCATCGGCAGCTCGAGCTCTCAGTCAAAAACGGCCTCTCCGTTCGCCGCCATTCATCTACCGCAGTCCGAATGGAAAGACTATTTTACGACTACTCATGCAGCTTCTGTTAAAAATGAAACTGCTACCCTGCTTCACTTTCAGTATAACCTCGCGCCGTGGATAGAAGCAGGCGACGTAGGATCTTCCTTTGGGACTGAAATCATGCTACTTGCACAGAAACGACGGTCAATCTTGTCTGCGATTTCGTCGGCTGCTTCTATCCAGCTAGCTAGGTCCAACTCGGCGTATGGAGGACCTGCAGTGCTTCAGCGGGATACCGACCCGTCTCTTGCCCTTGAAGAGCCAAGAGTAAGGCGGATTGGattggcgctgctggcccTGGGAGAAGTTTTCACTCTGAATCCTTCTCAATGGAGAAGGCTCTCCTTTTTCCAATCGGATGAGTCCACGAGAAATACCAACAGCTTTTCAGGGTTTGGAGAGCCGCTCGAGACCTTGTTGCGATTTCACTCTAGGATTG ACCTTGCAGCGTCATTGTTGACAGATCAACCACCGCTGACGTCTTTGGGATTCGCCATGAATCACGATCCAGCGGATCGTACTCTTCCATTATCGACAAAGTCCATCTACAATGCCTGTCTTATTCAACTCGCCAGCTGTCTCCAACTACTCAATGGCAACAATAGTACCAATATTGCTTCTGCCTCACCACCTTTCTACATGTCGGCAACTCAAGAACCAATGTCCCCAACTGCAGGCTCATACTTCTCGTCGAAATGGTCCTCTCTATGGTCAAATTGCCAGCAGTGGTACCACAGCCGCCCGGTCGAAATGCAGCCTATCCTGGAAATACGCAGCGTTGAAGCTGGCCAAATCGACGCTGACAACGATTCCTCGTTTCCGATACCCGTCTACACTAGCTCAATTGCGCTGCAGTGTAATATTGTCTATCACATATCATCCCGCCTCCTTCTTTTACGCAAACCCCGGCTTCTGCGACTATCTAGCCGCCAGCGTCATCTGTCTTCGCTGAGCTGGCATGCTCAACAAATCGCCGGAACCGCAACGCGCAATGATTTCGCGGAGCAGTGGGATCCTATTCTCATCGCGGGGCTGCTGTGGATTGCTAGAGACATGACGCATCCGTCGCAGCAGGAGTCGCTCATATCATGCTTCCGCCAGATATCATCCAGCACGGGGATCAAACTGGATGAAGAAATCCAGGCCCTGAGAGCGAGATGGAACAGTTCTCAAGCGAGAGGCTATCAACTCTCTGGTTGA
- a CDS encoding dynamin central region domain-containing protein, which produces MSTPNASLAQPGGITDPALIQLVNKLQDVFATVGVNNPIDLPQIAVVGSQSSGKSSVLENIVGRDFLPRGNGIVTRRPLVLQLINRPAQSNGISHEDLESGADKAANPDEWGEFLHLPGQKFFDFGKIRDEISRETEAKVGRNAGISPAPINLRIYSPNVLTLTLVDLPGLTKVPVGDQPRDIERQIRDMVLKYISKSNAIVLAVTAANIDLANSDGLKLAREVDPEGQRTIGVLTKVDLMEEGTDVIDILSNRIIPLRLGYVPVVNRGQRDIDNKKAIGAALEAEKNYFENHTAYRNKSSYCGTPYLARKLNLILMMHIKQTLPDIKARISSSLQKYSSELESLGPSMLGNSSNIVLNVITEFTNEWRTVLDGNNTELSSTELSGGARISFVFHELYSNGVKSLDPFDVVKDLDIRTYLYNSSGPSPALFVGTTAFELIVKQQIKRMEDPSLKCVSLVYDELVRILSQLLSKQLYRRYPALKEKMHSTVVTFFKKAMEPTNKLVRDLVNMEACYINTAHPDFLNGHRAMAIVNERHNPSKPVQVDPKTGKALPASTPARAGSPTVPEADGSSNGGFFGSFFAAKNKKKAAAMEPPPPSLKASGTLSEREVIEVEVIKLLISSYYNIVKRTMTDMVPKAIMFNLVQLTKDGMQRELLENMYKTDSIDDLLRESDFTIRRRKECQQMVESLGKASEIVSQVQ; this is translated from the exons ATGAGCACGCCCAACGCTTCGCTTGCCCAGCCGGGCGGCATCACCGACCCTGCTCTGATCCA GCTCGTCAACAAGCTTCAGGATGTTTTCGCAACTGTCGGAGTCAACAACCCCATTGATCTTCCTCAGATCGCCGTCGTCGGCAGTCAGTCTAGCGGCAAGAGTTCCGTGCTAGAGAACATTGTCGGCCGTGATTT CCTTCCCCGAGGTAATGGTATCGTCACGCGTCGTCCTCTCGtcctccagctcatcaacCGCCCCGCCCAGTCCAACGGCATCAGCCACGAGGACCTCGAATCCGGCGCCGACAAGGCCGCCAACCCGGACGAATGGGGCGAGTTCCTCCACTTGCCCGGCCAAAAgttctttgactttggaaAGATCAGGGATGAAATCTCTAGAGAAACCGAAGCCAAGGTTGGCCGAAATGCCGGAATCTCCCCAGCTCCCATCAACTTGCGCATTTACTCGCCAAATGTCCTTACCCTGACACTGGTTGACTTGCCTGGTCTGACCAAGGTCCCCGTTGGCGATCAGCCCCGCGATATTGAGCGCCAGATTCGAGACATGGTCCTCAAATACATCTCCAAGTCAAACGCCATTGTCCTGGCCGTCACCGCTGCCAACATTGATTTGGCAAACTCGGATGGTCTGAAGCTGGCGCGAGAAGTCGACCCCGAAGGTCAGCGCACCATTGGTGTTCTCACCAAGGTCGACTTGATGGAAGAGGGAACCGACGTCATCGATATTCTTTCCAACCGCATCATTCCGCTGCGCTTGGGCTACGTCCCTGTCGTCAACCGAGGACAGCGAGACATTGACAACAAAAAGGCCATTGGCGCTGCTCTGGAGGCGGAAAAGAACTATTTCGAGAACCACACGGCGTACCGCAACAAGAGCTCCTACTGCGGTACCCCCTACCTTGCCCGCAAACTGAATCTCATCCTGATGATGCACATTAAGCAGACGCTACCCGACATCAAGGCgcgcatctccagctctctgCAAAAGTACAGCTCCGAGCTGGAGAGCCTTGGCCCATCTATGCTCGGCAACAGCTCCAACATTGTCCTCAACGTCATCACCGAGTTCACCAACGAATGGCGTACCGTTCTGGACGGTAACAACACCGAGCTCTCCAGCACCGAACTGTCTGGTGGTGCCCGTAtcagcttcgtcttccaCGAGCTGTACTCCAACGGAGTCAAGTCACTCGATCCCTTTGATGTCGTCAAGGACCTTGACATCCGAACCTACCTGTACAACTCGTCGGGTCCCTCTCCCGCGTTGTTTGTCGGCACCACCGCTTTCGAGCTGATCGTCAAGCAGCAGATCAAGCGAATGGAGGACCCAAGTCTGAAGTGTGTGTCTTTGGTGTATGATGAGCTGGTGCGGATCCTCTCACAGTTGCTCTCCAAGCAGTTGTACCGCCGATATCCCgccctcaaggagaagatgcaCAGCACCGTCGTTaccttcttcaagaaggcCATGGAGCCAACCAACAAGCTCGTCCGAGACCTCGTTAACATGGAGGCGTGCTACATCAACACCGCTCACCCTGACTTCCTCAACGGTCACCGC GCCATGGCGATTGTCAACGAGCGTCATAACCCCTCAAAGCCTGTACAGGTCGACCCGAAGACAGGCAAGGCACTGCCAGCTTCCACACCCGCCCGAGCGGGCAGCCCGACTGTCCCAGAGGCCGATGGAAGCTCAAACGGTGGGTTCTTTGGAAGCTTCTTCGCGgcgaagaacaagaagaaggccgccgccatggagCCTCCGCCACCCAGCCTCAAGGCTTCTGGCACGCTGTCAGAACGCGAAGTCATCGAGGTTGAAGTCATTA AATTGCTCATCTCGTCTTACTACAACATCGTGAAGCGAACCATGACCGATATGgtccccaaggccatcatgtTCAACCTTGTTCA GCTCACAAAGGATGGCATGCAGCGTGAACTGCTGGAGAACATGTACAAGACCGATAGCATTGACGACTTGCTGAGAGAAAGCGACTTCACCATCCGCAGGCGGAAGGAGTGTCAGCAGATGGTCGAGTCTCTCGGCAAGGCCAGCGAGATTGTCAGCCAAGTGCAGTAG